One window of the Trifolium pratense cultivar HEN17-A07 linkage group LG2, ARS_RC_1.1, whole genome shotgun sequence genome contains the following:
- the LOC123903874 gene encoding zinc-finger homeodomain protein 1-like gives MEFEEDQEEQEEELCASYDSLPNSSRVKMPGGTEPIMVSQPLRNIMVNNNNNNNGNSNIGVGNGKSRYRECLKNHAVGIGGHALDGCGEFMPAGNEGSLESLKCAACNCHRNFHRKETTDIITGGGDPFLLTHHGHHLPPPPQFAAYYRTPAGYLHVSGQQRPGTLALPSTSGGGGGTQSTREEQEDVSNPSGGGSSKKRHRTKFTPEQKDKMLELAEKLGWRIQKHDEGLVQDFCNESGVKRHVLKVWMHNNKHTLGKKP, from the coding sequence ATGGAATTTGAAGAAGATCAAGAAGAACAAGAGGAAGAGTTATGTGCGAGTTATGACTCGTTACCTAACTCATCCCGAGTTAAGATGCCAGGTGGAACTGAACCTATCATGGTGTCTCAGCCACTCAGAAACATCATggttaacaacaacaacaacaacaacggaAACAGTAACATCGGTGTCGGAAACGGAAAATCAAGGTATAGAGAGTGTTTAAAGAATCATGCTGTCGGAATTGGTGGTCATGCTCTCGACGGTTGCGGCGAGTTTATGCCAGCTGGAAATGAAGGAAGTTTGGAGTCTTTaaaatgtgctgcttgtaattGCCACCGTAATTTCCATCGCAAAGAGACGACGGATATTATTACTGGCGGTGGTGACCCTTTTCTGTTGACACATCATGGTCACCACCTACCACCTCCGCCGCAATTTGCGGCGTACTATCGTACCCCGGCCGGGTATTTGCATGTTTCTGGACAGCAAAGGCCGGGGACGCTTGCTCTGCCATCCACCTCCGGTGGAGGTGGAGGGACTCAGAGTACGAGAGAAGAGCAAGAAGATGTTTCGAATCCAAGTGGCGGTGGGTCGAGTAAGAAAAGACATAGAACAAAGTTCACACCGGAGCAGAAAGATAAGATGTTGGAATTAGCTGAGAAATTGGGTTGGAGAATTCAGAAACATGATGAAGGTTTGGTTCAAGATTTTTGCAATGAAAGTGGTGTTAAGCGTCATGTTCTTAAGGTTTGGATGCATAACAACAAACACACTCTTGGTAAGAAGCCCTAG